In Acaryochloris marina S15, a single genomic region encodes these proteins:
- a CDS encoding NAD(P)H-quinone oxidoreductase subunit F — protein MLSQFLFEHIWWIPFFGLLGALFSLPWSMGLIRRSGPRPVAYFNILMTFLSCLHGTIVFQQVLGQPPQQLVYEWLQVADLNLTFAIEISPVSIGALELVTFLSLLTQVFAIGYMDKDWSVARFFGLMGFFEGALAGIAISDSLILSYALLEMLTFSSYLLVGFWYAQPLVVTAARDAFLTKRVGDIILLMGLVALTSYGAGLTFSDLRAWSESTSLPPLTDALLGLALIAGPTGNCAQFPLNLWLDEAMEGPNPAGIMRNTAVVSIGAYFLIKLQPIFSLSLIASDTLLIIGGVTAVGASLISIAQVDIKRALSHSTSAYLGLVFIAVGLGHVNIALSLLLAHAIAKALLFFSISSVILGTNSQDMTEMGGLWSRLPATTTAFIVGAGSLVVILPMGFFRMMQQWLTGGWNMPVWLFVLLLFVNTTSAISLTRIFRLIFLGQRQEKTRRVPEVPWLMAVPMVTMTIAVLAFPLMPLKWSLWLNPIPSAAVFSESSIPYGLPILVASGVIGVVLGSVFELRRSLSRPTQFFLRFFQDLLAYDFYIERVYEFTVVAVVRLSSEFTTYLDKYVVDGIINFVGKATLLSGQGLKYGVSGQSQSYLLTIIVGISAILWLLLRDDWSTIVGYWSALISQ, from the coding sequence GTGCTGTCGCAATTTCTTTTTGAACATATCTGGTGGATTCCCTTTTTTGGATTGCTAGGGGCTCTATTCTCTCTCCCCTGGTCAATGGGATTAATCCGGCGAAGTGGGCCCCGCCCAGTCGCTTATTTCAATATCTTGATGACGTTTTTAAGCTGCTTGCATGGCACGATTGTTTTTCAGCAAGTTCTAGGCCAACCTCCACAACAACTGGTCTATGAATGGCTGCAAGTTGCAGACTTAAATTTAACCTTTGCAATTGAAATTTCTCCTGTCAGTATCGGTGCCTTAGAATTAGTTACTTTTCTGAGTCTACTGACCCAGGTCTTTGCGATTGGCTATATGGACAAGGACTGGTCTGTCGCCCGATTTTTTGGACTGATGGGCTTTTTCGAAGGGGCGCTTGCAGGCATCGCCATTAGTGACTCGTTGATTCTGAGCTATGCCTTATTGGAAATGCTCACTTTTTCTAGCTATCTCTTGGTGGGCTTTTGGTATGCTCAGCCGCTGGTAGTCACAGCAGCTCGGGATGCCTTTCTGACCAAGCGAGTGGGTGACATTATCCTATTGATGGGATTAGTGGCTTTAACTAGCTATGGGGCTGGATTGACCTTTTCAGACTTAAGAGCATGGAGTGAATCCACTTCTTTACCTCCCCTAACGGATGCCTTACTGGGACTGGCCTTAATTGCGGGTCCTACGGGCAATTGTGCTCAATTTCCTTTGAACCTATGGCTGGATGAAGCCATGGAAGGTCCAAATCCAGCGGGGATAATGCGGAACACGGCTGTTGTCTCCATCGGAGCTTACTTCTTGATTAAGCTGCAGCCTATTTTTAGTCTGTCCCTCATTGCATCTGACACCTTATTGATTATTGGCGGCGTTACAGCTGTTGGCGCTTCATTGATTTCCATTGCTCAGGTAGATATCAAGCGAGCCTTATCTCATTCCACCAGTGCCTATTTGGGTTTGGTGTTTATTGCGGTGGGATTGGGGCACGTGAACATTGCCCTATCGTTGCTGCTAGCCCATGCGATCGCAAAAGCACTCCTTTTCTTCAGTATCAGTTCAGTCATTCTGGGCACGAATAGTCAAGACATGACAGAAATGGGAGGTCTGTGGTCACGGCTGCCTGCTACAACCACTGCTTTTATTGTGGGAGCTGGCAGTCTAGTAGTGATTCTGCCGATGGGATTTTTCCGAATGATGCAGCAATGGCTTACTGGCGGGTGGAATATGCCGGTTTGGCTCTTTGTTTTGCTCCTCTTTGTGAATACCACCAGCGCCATCAGTCTCACTCGCATCTTTCGCTTAATCTTTCTGGGGCAACGCCAAGAAAAAACTCGACGAGTCCCTGAAGTACCCTGGTTGATGGCAGTCCCGATGGTGACCATGACTATTGCAGTGTTGGCTTTTCCATTGATGCCATTGAAGTGGTCTTTGTGGCTCAACCCTATTCCCTCTGCTGCCGTCTTTAGTGAATCCTCCATTCCTTACGGCCTCCCTATTTTGGTAGCATCAGGTGTGATCGGTGTGGTATTGGGTTCTGTGTTTGAACTGAGACGTTCTTTATCACGACCGACCCAGTTCTTTTTACGCTTTTTCCAGGATCTGTTGGCCTATGACTTCTATATTGAGCGTGTATACGAATTCACTGTAGTTGCCGTTGTTCGCCTGTCTTCCGAATTCACAACTTATCTCGATAAATATGTTGTTGATGGAATAATTAATTTCGTCGGTAAAGCCACCTTATTAAGTGGACAAGGTCTCAAGTACGGTGTCTCTGGCCAATCTCAATCTTATTTGCTCACCATCATCGTCGGCATAAGTGCCATTTTATGGCTGTTACTGAGGGATGATTGGTCCACCATTGTTGGGTATTGGTCTGCACTCATCAGTCAATAG